From the genome of Rhizobium sp. NXC24, one region includes:
- the murA gene encoding UDP-N-acetylglucosamine 1-carboxyvinyltransferase yields MDRLRISGGNRLQGAVTISGAKNAALPQIAAALLSPHPLELTNLPAVTDVENMLGVVALHGAVVTRTAHGTTIDPSAIVSKETSYDTVRRMRATVLVLAPLLARFGHARVSLPGGCAIGARPVDMHIKALATLGADIAIENGLIVASAPGGLKGARIVLSSPSVGATETAMMAACAAKGETEILNAAREPEVADLVACLTAMGARIEGAGTHRILIEGSTNWQPARHHGISDRIEAGTYAVAAAITGGQLELIHARLENLASVVQVLEAMGVSVWPSDRGLVVSRDGPLKGADITTEPYPGFPTDLQAQFMALACCAEGASLIRETVFENRFMHVPELMRLGANITLQGTTALVRGGAPLRGAQVMATDLRASVSLVLAALVSKGETIVNRVYHLDRGYEQLDRKLRLCGADIERLTS; encoded by the coding sequence ATGGATAGGTTGCGGATATCAGGCGGAAACAGGTTGCAGGGCGCTGTGACGATTTCCGGCGCCAAGAACGCCGCCTTGCCGCAGATCGCGGCGGCGCTACTCAGTCCGCATCCGCTGGAACTGACGAACCTACCCGCCGTGACCGATGTCGAGAACATGCTCGGCGTCGTTGCCCTCCATGGAGCGGTTGTGACCCGTACGGCACACGGAACCACCATCGATCCCAGCGCCATCGTCTCCAAGGAGACCTCCTACGACACGGTGAGGCGCATGCGGGCGACGGTGTTGGTGCTTGCGCCGCTGCTGGCTCGCTTCGGACACGCCCGCGTCTCCCTGCCTGGTGGCTGCGCCATCGGTGCACGGCCGGTCGACATGCATATCAAGGCCCTGGCAACGCTTGGCGCTGATATCGCGATCGAGAACGGTCTGATCGTCGCATCGGCCCCTGGCGGGTTGAAGGGCGCACGTATCGTTTTGAGCTCCCCTTCCGTCGGCGCGACCGAGACGGCGATGATGGCGGCATGTGCTGCCAAGGGCGAGACGGAAATCTTGAACGCAGCGCGCGAGCCTGAAGTGGCCGATCTCGTCGCCTGCCTTACAGCCATGGGTGCCCGGATCGAGGGCGCAGGTACGCATCGCATCCTGATAGAGGGCAGCACGAATTGGCAGCCTGCCCGGCATCATGGGATATCCGACCGGATCGAGGCCGGCACCTATGCCGTCGCGGCCGCCATCACCGGCGGCCAGCTTGAACTGATTCACGCCCGGCTGGAGAATCTCGCTTCCGTCGTGCAGGTGCTGGAAGCCATGGGCGTCAGCGTCTGGCCAAGCGATCGCGGCCTGGTGGTTTCGAGGGATGGCCCGCTGAAGGGCGCCGATATCACTACGGAACCCTATCCTGGCTTTCCCACAGACCTGCAGGCGCAGTTCATGGCGCTCGCCTGCTGCGCCGAAGGCGCCTCGCTGATCCGCGAAACGGTGTTCGAAAACCGCTTCATGCACGTGCCGGAATTGATGCGTCTCGGCGCCAACATCACGCTGCAGGGCACCACGGCGCTGGTCCGCGGCGGCGCACCTCTTCGAGGGGCGCAGGTCATGGCGACCGATCTGCGCGCCTCCGTCTCTCTGGTGTTGGCGGCGCTGGTGTCGAAGGGTGAAACCATCGTCAACCGCGTCTATCATCTCGATCGCGGTTACGAGCAGTTGGATCGCAAACTCCGCCTTTGCGGCGCTGATATCGAACGATTGACGTCATGA